The Marinobacter szutsaonensis sequence TGCAGGCGGTTCATCGCCTCGCCGAAACTCAGCCCGCTCTTCTTGCGGCTCATATAGAACATCTTGATGATGGCCGGATCGGTGTAGTCCAGCCCATCCTTGGCGCGGCCTTCCCGCTGGGCAATCCAGATGCTGTGGTTGGTGTCGATGCTGTGATTGATGAACGCGGATAGCGTGATGTACGCGTCCCGCATCTCCCGCGGGCTGGTCATGTTCCGGCGTACCACGAAGCTCTTGTTGAGCCGCATCATCTCGGCAAATACCCGGTTCTGAAGCAGGTTGTCACCAATCGCGATACGCGTGGTGTAGAAACCGTTCTGGAACAACAGGTAGTTAACCACCATGGGATCGAACACGATGTCCCGGTGGTTGGAAATGAACAGATGGGCGCTGTGCTTGTCCAGATTCTCCAGGCCACTGGTGGTAACCCGGGTGGTGGTGCTTTCAACCAGATCACCCACGTAGGTGGACAGCCTGGCCTGCAAGTCATCCACGCGGGTGAAATGGCCGAAATTGCTGATCAGCCAGCGGCGAAGGAAAAACCGCAGTACCGCGGGCGCCCAGCGCTCCAGAGTGGGCGACTTGAAACGCCCGACCATGTCGAGAAACTCCCGGTCATTGACCAGGCGCTGGATGGCCGGACCGGTTTCTTCGTCCGAATACGGACGGATGGCATCAAATTCTTGCATTGAAACCCTGTTGTTATCGTATCTAACGGATTACGCCGGGAAATGTCTGATTCAAAAACCGCGGTATTGTAGCGTTTCTGAGGCAGCTTTGCCTCACCCGAAAGGCGCCTTGACCAACCTGCCGGATTATTCTGGTATCATCCCATCCGCGCCACGGACATGGCGCCATCTCCCTGTCATCTTTATTTCCCATCACGGACGACACACACGGCTTTGCTATGCAACTTGACCAGGATTTCGAACAGCTCGCCACAGAACGGCCCACCGCGACCCGGAGAGACCCCGAGCAGGTTTTGGACGAGGTTTTCGGTTACGAATCGTTCCGGCCACTGCAGGGTGACATTGTTCGCGAAGTAGTCAATGGCGGAGATGCCCTGGTCCTGATGCCCACCGGTGGCGGTAAATCATTGTGCTACCAGGTACCGGCCCTGGTTAGACCGGGTACGGCGATTGTCATATCTCCCCTGATTGCCTTGATGCAGGATCAGGTCGCCGCACTCAGGGAGCTGGGCGTCAAAGCCGCCTTCCTGAATTCCACCATGGACATGGAGCAGGCCCGAGCGACCGAGTACGCCCTCACCACCGGCGAACTGGACCTGCTCTACTGCGCGCCGGAGCGCCTGATCCAGCCCCGGACCATCGAACTGTTGCACAACGCCTCGATCTCGCTGTTCGCCATCGACGAGGCCCACTGCGTTTCCCAATGGGGACACGATTTCCGTTCGGACTACCTGCAACTCAGCATGCTGGCCGGAGAATTTCCCGGCATTCCCCGCATTGCGCTGACGGCCACTGCCGACGAACGCACCCGCAAGGAAATCGCCGAGCGTCTCTCACTGACGGAAGCCCGGCATTTTGTCAGCGGTTTTGATCGCCCGAACATCCAGTACCGAATCGCGCCCAAGACCAACGCCAACAAGCAGCTGCTGGATTTTATCCGCGCCGAACACGATGGCGAGTGCGGCATCGTTTACTGCCTGTCCCGTAACAAGGTGGACTCCACCGCCCGCATGCTCGCGGATAAGGGCTTCACCGCACTGCCCTACCACGCCGGTCTCAATGCCGAGCAGCGGGCCAGGCACCAGGAACGTTTCCTGCGGGAAGACGGCGTCATCATCGTCGCCACCATCGCCTTTGGCATGGGCATCGACAAACCCGATGTCCGCTTTGTGGCGCATCTGGATCTGCCCAAGAGCCTGGAGGCCTACTACCAGGAAACCGGCCGGGCCGGCCGGGATGGCAAGCCTTCCACCGCCTGGATGGTGTACGGCTTGCAGGACGTTATAAAACTGCGCCAGATGCTCGAGGGCTCCCTGGGCAATGACCAGTTCAAGCGGGTCGAACGCCAGAAACTCGATGCCATGCTGGGCTTGTGTGAGGTTACCAGCTGCCGGCGACAGGTGCTGTTGCGTTATTTCGGCGACGACCTGGAACAGCCCTGCG is a genomic window containing:
- the recQ gene encoding DNA helicase RecQ → MQLDQDFEQLATERPTATRRDPEQVLDEVFGYESFRPLQGDIVREVVNGGDALVLMPTGGGKSLCYQVPALVRPGTAIVISPLIALMQDQVAALRELGVKAAFLNSTMDMEQARATEYALTTGELDLLYCAPERLIQPRTIELLHNASISLFAIDEAHCVSQWGHDFRSDYLQLSMLAGEFPGIPRIALTATADERTRKEIAERLSLTEARHFVSGFDRPNIQYRIAPKTNANKQLLDFIRAEHDGECGIVYCLSRNKVDSTARMLADKGFTALPYHAGLNAEQRARHQERFLREDGVIIVATIAFGMGIDKPDVRFVAHLDLPKSLEAYYQETGRAGRDGKPSTAWMVYGLQDVIKLRQMLEGSLGNDQFKRVERQKLDAMLGLCEVTSCRRQVLLRYFGDDLEQPCGNCDTCLNPPETWDGTVAVQKALSCVFRTGQRFGVTYLIDVLRGSENERILQSGHNRVSTYGIGTELSANEWKSVFRQLVANGYLRADPEGYGALQLTERCRPLLKGEETVWLRKDPVQKKTSSGRSSSGRKSFAADQIVDQAAWDHLRACRKGLADQQGVPPYVIFHDTTLFEMMERRPRTIGELGEISGVGAAKLEKYGETFLKAIAELESL
- a CDS encoding 1-acyl-sn-glycerol-3-phosphate acyltransferase, which produces MQEFDAIRPYSDEETGPAIQRLVNDREFLDMVGRFKSPTLERWAPAVLRFFLRRWLISNFGHFTRVDDLQARLSTYVGDLVESTTTRVTTSGLENLDKHSAHLFISNHRDIVFDPMVVNYLLFQNGFYTTRIAIGDNLLQNRVFAEMMRLNKSFVVRRNMTSPREMRDAYITLSAFINHSIDTNHSIWIAQREGRAKDGLDYTDPAIIKMFYMSRKKSGLSFGEAMNRLHIVPVSISYEYDPCDVDKAKELETRARTGSYTKTEGEDSEQIVKGLTGFKGHVHVHFGAPIADAPENPKELAGRIDHEMHANYHLHASNLVAYQQRGLHPDAHATPETVTESVVTAETWSPADIAAAEAEMERRLEACEPAIRPYLLDMYANPVVTALQANSR